The following coding sequences lie in one Arabidopsis thaliana chromosome 3, partial sequence genomic window:
- the CSY5 gene encoding citrate synthase 5: MVFFRSVSAISRLRSRAVQQSSLSNSVRWLHSSELDLKSQMQEIIPEQQDRLKKLKSEQGKVPVGNITVDMVLGGMRGMTGLLWETSLLDADEGIRFRGMSIPECQKILPSAESGEEPLPESLLWLLLTGKVPTKEQANALSTELAHRAAVPDYIYKAIDALPSTAHPMTQFASGVMALQVQSEFQKAYEQGDISKSKYWEPTFEDALNLIARVPVVASYVYRRMYKDGSIIPLDDSLDYGANFSHMLGFDSPQMKELMRLYVTIHSDHEGGNVSAHAGHLVGSALSDPYLSFAAALNGLAGPLHGLANQEVLLWIKLVVEECGESISKEQLKDYVWKTLNSGKVVPGYGHGVLRKTDPRYICQREFALKHLPDDPLFQLVSKLYEVVPPILTELGKVKNPWPNVDAHSGVLLNYYGLTEARYYTVLFGVSRSLGICSQLIWDRALGLPLERPKSVNMDWLDNFTRLNR, translated from the exons ATGGTGTTTTTTCGCAGCGTATCAGCCATTTCAAGACTACGGTCTCGAGCA GTGCAACAATCCTCACTTAGTAACTCCGTCAGATGGCTCCACTCTTCTGAATTG GACTTGAAGTCGCAGATGCAAGAGATCATTCCAGAACAACAG GACCGTTTGAAGAAACTGAAATCAGAACAAGGAAAGGTTCCAGTGGGGAACATCACCGTTGATATG GTACTTGGTGGAATGAGAGGGATGACTGGATTACTCTGGGAAACCTCATTGCTTGATGCAGATGAG GGAATACGGTTTAGAGGCATGTCGATTCCTGAATGTCAGAAAATATTACCTTCAGCTGAGTCTGGAGAAGAGCCCTTGCCTGAGAGTCTTCTGTGGCTTCTATTAACTGGAAAG GTGCCAACTAAAGAGCAAGCTAATGCTTTGTCAACAGAGTTGGCTCATCGTGCGGCTGTGCCAG attatatatacaaagctATAGATGCTTTGCCTTCAACAGCTCATCCAATGACTCAATTTGCTAGTGGTGTTATGGCCCTTCAG GTTCAAAGTGAGTTTCAAAAGGCGTATGAGCAGGGTGATATTTCTAAGTCAAA GTACTGGGAACCAACCTTCGAAGATGCCCTAAACTTGATTGCTCGTGTTCCTGTTGTAGCTTCATACGTTTATCGGAG GATGTACAAGGATGGTAGCATCATTCCATTAGATGATTCTTTGGATTATGGTGCAAATTTTTCACACATGCTGGGATTTGATAGTCCTCAGATGAAAGAGCTCATGAGGCTTTATGTCACTATCCACAG TGATCATGAAGGTGGAAATGTTAGTGCTCACGCTGGTCACCTG GTTGGGAGTGCACTTTCAGATCCATATCTTTCATTTGCTGCTGCATTGAATGGTTTAGCTGGGCCACTCCATGGTTTGGCTAATCAG GAAGTTTTGCTGTGGATCAAATTAGTTGTTGAGGAATGTGGAGAAAGTATATCAAAGGAACAGCTAAAAGATTATGTCTGGAAAACGTTAAACAGTGGCAAG GTTGTTCCAGGATATGGCCATGGTGTTTTGCGTAAAACGGATCCAAGATATATATGCCAAAGAGAGTTTGCCTTGAAGCATCTACCTGATGATCCTCTTTTTCAGCTG GTCTCAAAACTTTATGAAGTGGTGCCTCCTATTCTAACCGAGCTGGGAAAG GTCAAGAACCCGTGGCCTAACGTTGATGCTCATAGCGGAGTGCTTCTGAACTACTATGGTCTAACCGAAGCAAG ATACTACACGGTGCTTTTTGGCGTCTCAAGAAGTCTTGGAATCTGCTCGCAG CTGATATGGGACAGGGCACTTGGACTGCCACTTGAGAGACCAAAGAGTGTAAACATGGACTGGCTCGATAACTTCACGCGCTTGAACCGCTAA
- the CSY5 gene encoding citrate synthase 5 (citrate synthase 5 (CSY5); FUNCTIONS IN: citrate (SI)-synthase activity, transferase activity, transferring acyl groups, acyl groups converted into alkyl on transfer; INVOLVED IN: cellular carbohydrate metabolic process, tricarboxylic acid cycle; LOCATED IN: mitochondrion; EXPRESSED IN: 8 plant structures; EXPRESSED DURING: M germinated pollen stage, 4 anthesis, 4 leaf senescence stage, petal differentiation and expansion stage; CONTAINS InterPro DOMAIN/s: Citrate synthase-like, large alpha subdomain (InterPro:IPR016142), Citrate synthase, eukaryotic (InterPro:IPR010109), Citrate synthase-like (InterPro:IPR002020), Citrate synthase active site (InterPro:IPR019810), Citrate synthase-like, core (InterPro:IPR016141); BEST Arabidopsis thaliana protein match is: Citrate synthase family protein (TAIR:AT2G44350.1); Has 10430 Blast hits to 10424 proteins in 2755 species: Archae - 158; Bacteria - 6931; Metazoa - 258; Fungi - 314; Plants - 178; Viruses - 0; Other Eukaryotes - 2591 (source: NCBI BLink).) — translation MVFFRSVSAISRLRSRAVQQSSLSNSVRWLHSSELDLKSQMQEIIPEQQDRLKKLKSEQGKVPVGNITVDMVLGGMRGMTGLLWETSLLDADEGIRFRGMSIPECQKILPSAESGEEPLPESLLWLLLTGKVPTKEQANALSTELAHRAAVPAIDALPSTAHPMTQFASGVMALQVQSEFQKAYEQGDISKSKYWEPTFEDALNLIARVPVVASYVYRRMYKDGSIIPLDDSLDYGANFSHMLGFDSPQMKELMRLYVTIHSDHEGGNVSAHAGHLVGSALSDPYLSFAAALNGLAGPLHGLANQEVLLWIKLVVEECGESISKEQLKDYVWKTLNSGKVVPGYGHGVLRKTDPRYICQREFALKHLPDDPLFQLVSKLYEVVPPILTELGKVKNPWPNVDAHSGVLLNYYGLTEARYYTVLFGVSRSLGICSQLIWDRALGLPLERPKSVNMDWLDNFTRLNR, via the exons ATGGTGTTTTTTCGCAGCGTATCAGCCATTTCAAGACTACGGTCTCGAGCA GTGCAACAATCCTCACTTAGTAACTCCGTCAGATGGCTCCACTCTTCTGAATTG GACTTGAAGTCGCAGATGCAAGAGATCATTCCAGAACAACAG GACCGTTTGAAGAAACTGAAATCAGAACAAGGAAAGGTTCCAGTGGGGAACATCACCGTTGATATG GTACTTGGTGGAATGAGAGGGATGACTGGATTACTCTGGGAAACCTCATTGCTTGATGCAGATGAG GGAATACGGTTTAGAGGCATGTCGATTCCTGAATGTCAGAAAATATTACCTTCAGCTGAGTCTGGAGAAGAGCCCTTGCCTGAGAGTCTTCTGTGGCTTCTATTAACTGGAAAG GTGCCAACTAAAGAGCAAGCTAATGCTTTGTCAACAGAGTTGGCTCATCGTGCGGCTGTGCCAG ctATAGATGCTTTGCCTTCAACAGCTCATCCAATGACTCAATTTGCTAGTGGTGTTATGGCCCTTCAG GTTCAAAGTGAGTTTCAAAAGGCGTATGAGCAGGGTGATATTTCTAAGTCAAA GTACTGGGAACCAACCTTCGAAGATGCCCTAAACTTGATTGCTCGTGTTCCTGTTGTAGCTTCATACGTTTATCGGAG GATGTACAAGGATGGTAGCATCATTCCATTAGATGATTCTTTGGATTATGGTGCAAATTTTTCACACATGCTGGGATTTGATAGTCCTCAGATGAAAGAGCTCATGAGGCTTTATGTCACTATCCACAG TGATCATGAAGGTGGAAATGTTAGTGCTCACGCTGGTCACCTG GTTGGGAGTGCACTTTCAGATCCATATCTTTCATTTGCTGCTGCATTGAATGGTTTAGCTGGGCCACTCCATGGTTTGGCTAATCAG GAAGTTTTGCTGTGGATCAAATTAGTTGTTGAGGAATGTGGAGAAAGTATATCAAAGGAACAGCTAAAAGATTATGTCTGGAAAACGTTAAACAGTGGCAAG GTTGTTCCAGGATATGGCCATGGTGTTTTGCGTAAAACGGATCCAAGATATATATGCCAAAGAGAGTTTGCCTTGAAGCATCTACCTGATGATCCTCTTTTTCAGCTG GTCTCAAAACTTTATGAAGTGGTGCCTCCTATTCTAACCGAGCTGGGAAAG GTCAAGAACCCGTGGCCTAACGTTGATGCTCATAGCGGAGTGCTTCTGAACTACTATGGTCTAACCGAAGCAAG ATACTACACGGTGCTTTTTGGCGTCTCAAGAAGTCTTGGAATCTGCTCGCAG CTGATATGGGACAGGGCACTTGGACTGCCACTTGAGAGACCAAAGAGTGTAAACATGGACTGGCTCGATAACTTCACGCGCTTGAACCGCTAA
- the CSY5 gene encoding citrate synthase 5, with product MVFFRSVSAISRLRSRAVQQSSLSNSVRWLHSSELDLKSQMQEIIPEQQDRLKKLKSEQGKVPVGNITVDMVLGGMRGMTGLLWETSLLDADEGIRFRGMSIPECQKILPSAESGEEPLPESLLWLLLTGKVPTKEQANALSTELAHRAAVPDYIYKAIDALPSTAHPMTQFASGVMALQVQSEFQKAYEQGDISKSKYWEPTFEDALNLIARVPVVASYVYRRMYKDGSIIPLDDSLDYGANFSHMLGFDSPQMKELMRLYVTIHSDHEGGNVSAHAGHLVGSALSDPYLSFAAALNGLAGPLHGLANQEVLLWIKLVVEECGESISKEQLKDYVWKTLNSGKVVPGYGHGVLRKTDPRYICQREFALKHLPDDPLFQLVSKLYEVVPPILTELGKVKNPWPNVDAHSGVLLNYYGLTEAS from the exons ATGGTGTTTTTTCGCAGCGTATCAGCCATTTCAAGACTACGGTCTCGAGCA GTGCAACAATCCTCACTTAGTAACTCCGTCAGATGGCTCCACTCTTCTGAATTG GACTTGAAGTCGCAGATGCAAGAGATCATTCCAGAACAACAG GACCGTTTGAAGAAACTGAAATCAGAACAAGGAAAGGTTCCAGTGGGGAACATCACCGTTGATATG GTACTTGGTGGAATGAGAGGGATGACTGGATTACTCTGGGAAACCTCATTGCTTGATGCAGATGAG GGAATACGGTTTAGAGGCATGTCGATTCCTGAATGTCAGAAAATATTACCTTCAGCTGAGTCTGGAGAAGAGCCCTTGCCTGAGAGTCTTCTGTGGCTTCTATTAACTGGAAAG GTGCCAACTAAAGAGCAAGCTAATGCTTTGTCAACAGAGTTGGCTCATCGTGCGGCTGTGCCAG attatatatacaaagctATAGATGCTTTGCCTTCAACAGCTCATCCAATGACTCAATTTGCTAGTGGTGTTATGGCCCTTCAG GTTCAAAGTGAGTTTCAAAAGGCGTATGAGCAGGGTGATATTTCTAAGTCAAA GTACTGGGAACCAACCTTCGAAGATGCCCTAAACTTGATTGCTCGTGTTCCTGTTGTAGCTTCATACGTTTATCGGAG GATGTACAAGGATGGTAGCATCATTCCATTAGATGATTCTTTGGATTATGGTGCAAATTTTTCACACATGCTGGGATTTGATAGTCCTCAGATGAAAGAGCTCATGAGGCTTTATGTCACTATCCACAG TGATCATGAAGGTGGAAATGTTAGTGCTCACGCTGGTCACCTG GTTGGGAGTGCACTTTCAGATCCATATCTTTCATTTGCTGCTGCATTGAATGGTTTAGCTGGGCCACTCCATGGTTTGGCTAATCAG GAAGTTTTGCTGTGGATCAAATTAGTTGTTGAGGAATGTGGAGAAAGTATATCAAAGGAACAGCTAAAAGATTATGTCTGGAAAACGTTAAACAGTGGCAAG GTTGTTCCAGGATATGGCCATGGTGTTTTGCGTAAAACGGATCCAAGATATATATGCCAAAGAGAGTTTGCCTTGAAGCATCTACCTGATGATCCTCTTTTTCAGCTG GTCTCAAAACTTTATGAAGTGGTGCCTCCTATTCTAACCGAGCTGGGAAAG GTCAAGAACCCGTGGCCTAACGTTGATGCTCATAGCGGAGTGCTTCTGAACTACTATGGTCTAACCGAAGCAAG CTGA